One genomic region from Streptomyces sp. NBC_01431 encodes:
- a CDS encoding MmyB family transcriptional regulator, whose translation MAEESVAKDSVTKVPAVHALVVGRPFALVPEPAEQQTAAGERAADNTTTARTGAPGLPDDPELRAYLHDYFAMTDALPFPSVVLDQGWGVTHANASYDALFGGVGPHPTAMPGHNFLRFVLFHPDAADVLAEHETAWCLPMLAQFAEAYAGNESAPGLSDIRSEIAGDPIMDAAFRLGLPYWVRAVGDAAVHHDGALRHVRHPDPERGRTSCRLVVESPRTLRRLGMRRLTLVLRDTEPAARRARAHLSVVPPR comes from the coding sequence ATGGCGGAAGAATCGGTGGCGAAGGATTCGGTGACGAAGGTTCCGGCAGTGCACGCCCTGGTGGTGGGGCGCCCGTTCGCGCTGGTCCCGGAGCCCGCCGAACAGCAGACGGCCGCGGGGGAGCGAGCCGCCGACAACACGACGACCGCGAGAACCGGCGCCCCCGGACTCCCGGACGATCCCGAACTCAGGGCTTATCTCCACGACTACTTCGCGATGACGGACGCCCTGCCCTTCCCTTCCGTGGTCCTCGACCAGGGGTGGGGCGTGACCCACGCCAACGCCTCCTACGACGCGCTCTTCGGCGGTGTCGGACCGCACCCCACCGCCATGCCGGGCCACAACTTCCTGCGCTTCGTGCTCTTCCACCCGGACGCGGCCGACGTGCTCGCCGAGCACGAGACCGCCTGGTGCCTGCCGATGCTGGCCCAGTTCGCCGAGGCGTACGCCGGGAACGAGAGCGCTCCCGGGCTGAGCGACATCCGCAGCGAGATCGCCGGTGACCCGATCATGGACGCCGCGTTCCGCCTCGGCCTTCCGTACTGGGTCAGGGCGGTCGGCGACGCCGCCGTGCACCACGACGGCGCGCTGCGGCACGTGCGCCACCCGGACCCCGAACGCGGCCGCACCAGCTGCCGACTGGTCGTCGAATCCCCGCGTACGCTACGCCGGTTGGGGATGCGACGGCTGACCCTGGTACTGCGCGACACCGAGCCCGCCGCCCGGCGCGCCCGCGCCCACCTCAGCGTGGTCCCCCCACGCTGA
- a CDS encoding helix-turn-helix domain-containing protein: MTDGFLVPGPAATGPLAAVVARVAELAGKLGMSHAEVFDIHRLSEASGVPAEVVGALLEGRPAGEPDLQARFLQRFSLLRSTRRKPNGRPHTQQEIADGAGMSRQQAGALINGDRRPTMEHCDAIQRFFGVHAGFLTADDTDALGGALLRTEQELLQQLAGREREVTLTGTPGGDALERLLQDHGVRGIAWRAAQLPTDKHRDKVTEWLDMLLESVKRSES; this comes from the coding sequence GTGACGGACGGCTTCCTGGTTCCGGGACCGGCGGCCACGGGCCCCCTCGCGGCCGTCGTCGCCCGTGTGGCCGAGCTCGCCGGAAAGCTCGGAATGAGTCATGCGGAGGTCTTCGACATCCACCGGCTCTCCGAGGCTTCGGGCGTTCCCGCCGAGGTGGTGGGCGCGCTGCTCGAAGGGCGGCCGGCCGGTGAACCCGACCTCCAGGCCCGCTTCTTGCAGCGCTTCAGCCTGCTGCGCAGCACGCGGCGCAAGCCCAACGGGCGCCCGCACACCCAGCAGGAGATCGCCGACGGCGCGGGCATGTCGCGCCAGCAGGCGGGCGCGCTGATCAACGGCGACCGGCGCCCGACGATGGAGCACTGCGACGCGATCCAGCGGTTCTTCGGCGTCCACGCCGGCTTCCTGACCGCGGACGACACCGACGCGCTCGGCGGCGCGCTGCTGCGCACCGAGCAGGAGCTCCTCCAGCAACTCGCGGGCCGCGAGCGCGAGGTGACGCTCACCGGCACGCCCGGCGGCGACGCGCTGGAGCGGCTGCTCCAGGACCACGGGGTACGGGGCATCGCCTGGCGCGCCGCCCAACTCCCCACCGACAAGCACCGCGACAAGGTCACCGAGTGGCTCGACATGCTCCTGGAGAGCGTCAAGCGGTCGGAGTCCTGA
- a CDS encoding toxin-antitoxin system, toxin component — protein MRRLCGELIAGITVPAPAEPTALYAALCEGMSRRRGRPVEFRTAAFPPGTASGLWLDMADRDLVVLEERTAPDHQLVILGHELWHMNAGHGSHHVDGGTVAARLLSEEGDLGAAVRKVAARTRSHLAEEMEAESFGLLLGSKCRPWLEASGARGPDRDLLAGRIEASLGYRWPQG, from the coding sequence ATGCGCCGGCTGTGCGGCGAGCTGATCGCGGGCATCACGGTCCCCGCCCCGGCGGAGCCGACCGCTCTGTACGCCGCCCTGTGCGAGGGCATGAGCCGGCGCCGGGGCCGCCCCGTCGAGTTCCGCACCGCCGCGTTCCCGCCCGGCACCGCCAGCGGGCTCTGGCTCGACATGGCGGACCGGGACCTGGTGGTCCTGGAGGAGCGCACCGCACCCGACCACCAACTGGTCATCCTGGGCCACGAGTTGTGGCACATGAACGCGGGGCACGGCAGCCACCACGTCGACGGCGGCACTGTCGCGGCCCGGCTGCTGTCCGAGGAGGGCGACCTCGGCGCCGCCGTACGCAAGGTGGCCGCCCGCACCCGTTCCCACCTGGCCGAGGAAATGGAGGCGGAAAGCTTCGGCCTGCTCCTGGGCAGCAAGTGCCGGCCCTGGCTGGAAGCCTCCGGCGCTCGGGGGCCCGACCGCGACCTGCTCGCCGGCCGCATCGAGGCCTCACTGGGCTATCGCTGGCCACAAGGCTGA
- a CDS encoding MAB_1171c family putative transporter: MKDPEFYLPAILLVTAFACRFPGMRQTWRDPLLRTVNALLAVASSVFFFAAPTTIAAVNKITGVPNFSAPLVYSILTAFSASCLVLIINWRGGPPEAARRATLRCITAYSVVIVALFTLFALAHAPVERLRDLDTYYANTPYMREMIVLYLVAHTVAALVTTWLCWGWSVKVHGWLRAGLVLIVIGYLLNLVFDAVKYTAVAARWCGRDLDFLSTGAAPPVASMSAVLIGSGFIIPLVGPRFSDTWRSWSAYRKLGPLWRALHGAPASPGAAIKMAWWSPVELRLTQRESGILDGFLTLAPYFDRSLHSKARGAASRSGADPKQAEAVADAAMIAAALTARARDPEGRALESTGQDAAPSIERARDLIGVSQAYRRSAIVEAVRRNAARSENTYS; encoded by the coding sequence GTGAAGGACCCTGAGTTCTATCTGCCGGCCATCCTGCTGGTCACGGCCTTCGCTTGCCGGTTCCCGGGGATGCGGCAGACTTGGCGCGACCCGCTGCTGCGGACGGTCAACGCCCTGCTGGCCGTGGCCAGCTCGGTGTTCTTCTTCGCCGCACCCACCACCATCGCGGCGGTCAACAAAATCACCGGGGTACCGAACTTCTCGGCTCCGCTGGTGTATTCGATCCTCACCGCCTTCAGCGCCTCCTGCCTGGTGCTCATCATCAACTGGCGGGGCGGGCCCCCAGAGGCCGCGCGCCGGGCGACGTTGCGGTGCATCACCGCCTACTCGGTGGTGATCGTCGCCCTGTTCACTCTGTTCGCGCTCGCCCACGCCCCGGTTGAGCGGCTCCGCGACCTGGACACGTACTACGCCAACACGCCGTACATGCGCGAGATGATCGTTCTGTATCTGGTGGCGCACACCGTCGCGGCGCTGGTCACCACCTGGCTGTGCTGGGGGTGGTCGGTGAAGGTGCACGGCTGGCTGCGCGCCGGTCTCGTCCTCATCGTCATCGGCTACCTGCTCAACCTCGTCTTCGATGCGGTCAAGTACACGGCGGTCGCGGCGCGTTGGTGCGGGCGGGACCTGGACTTCCTCAGCACCGGTGCGGCCCCGCCCGTGGCGTCGATGTCCGCTGTGCTCATCGGCTCGGGGTTCATCATCCCGTTGGTCGGGCCCCGCTTCTCGGACACCTGGCGGTCTTGGTCGGCATATCGCAAGCTCGGGCCATTGTGGCGCGCCCTGCACGGCGCGCCGGCCTCACCGGGTGCCGCGATCAAAATGGCCTGGTGGTCACCGGTTGAGCTGCGGCTGACGCAGCGCGAGTCCGGCATCCTCGACGGATTCCTCACGCTCGCCCCGTACTTCGACCGGTCGCTGCACTCCAAGGCCAGGGGTGCCGCCAGCCGCTCGGGAGCCGATCCGAAGCAGGCCGAAGCGGTCGCGGACGCTGCCATGATCGCCGCCGCCCTCACCGCCAGGGCCAGGGATCCCGAGGGCAGGGCCTTGGAGTCCACCGGCCAGGACGCCGCCCCCTCCATCGAGCGCGCTCGCGATCTGATAGGTGTCTCCCAGGCGTACCGCCGTTCAGCCATTGTCGAAGCAGTCCGCCGCAACGCGGCACGGTCGGAGAACACGTACTCATGA
- a CDS encoding FAD-dependent oxidoreductase, protein MSASDETPSEPSHRGRAVVIGGGLAGMLAAAALSGSVGEITVIEQDALPAGPEPRRNLPQARHAHVLWSGGAEAMEQLLPGVTRGWLAAGAHRIPLTSGMVALSPQGWYRRWRDSHYLISCGRDLLDATVRDLVLALPSVTLLDSTRVLSLEGDASRVTGARVRTADGTERVLQADLTVDASGRGTHTRQWLDVLGVPAAREEVVDPGVVYASRVFRSPAGDQPFPVVNVQANPRMMEPGRTAVVLPIEAGQWLVTLSGTRGVRPTSAPDAFGPFALQARHPVVGDLIADAEPLGEVATFANNASRRHFFEKVKQWPEGYVALGDSVAVYNPVYGHGMSVAAQGALALRETLAEHGVTAQGLARRVQLAVARPVGTAWMLAGQDIFYPGATARRPRLTERVLGRCVDRLMRTSTSSYTVATALTDVMTLSTPVTRLVRPRVLLATLAGPRRPQLMDPPLTGRELALAKGAQKTP, encoded by the coding sequence ATGAGCGCATCGGACGAAACGCCGTCGGAACCGTCCCACAGAGGCAGAGCGGTGGTCATCGGCGGCGGGCTCGCCGGCATGCTGGCCGCCGCCGCGCTCAGTGGCTCGGTCGGCGAGATCACCGTGATCGAGCAGGACGCCCTTCCCGCGGGCCCCGAGCCGCGCAGGAACCTTCCGCAGGCTCGGCACGCCCACGTACTGTGGTCCGGCGGGGCGGAGGCGATGGAACAGTTGCTGCCCGGCGTGACGAGGGGCTGGCTCGCCGCCGGCGCCCACCGTATCCCGCTCACGTCCGGCATGGTCGCGCTCTCTCCCCAGGGCTGGTACCGGCGTTGGCGCGACTCCCACTATCTGATCTCCTGCGGCCGGGATCTCCTGGACGCCACGGTCCGCGACCTGGTCCTCGCCCTTCCCAGCGTCACGCTTCTCGACTCCACCCGGGTGCTCTCACTCGAAGGCGACGCGAGCCGGGTCACGGGCGCCCGAGTGCGGACGGCGGACGGCACGGAACGGGTGCTGCAGGCCGACTTGACGGTGGACGCGAGCGGCCGCGGCACGCACACCCGGCAATGGCTCGACGTCCTGGGGGTGCCCGCCGCGCGGGAAGAGGTCGTCGACCCCGGCGTGGTCTATGCGAGCCGGGTCTTCCGTTCGCCCGCCGGGGACCAGCCGTTCCCGGTGGTCAACGTGCAGGCGAACCCGCGCATGATGGAGCCCGGCAGGACCGCCGTGGTGCTGCCCATCGAGGCCGGCCAGTGGCTGGTCACGCTCTCGGGCACCCGCGGTGTCCGGCCCACCAGCGCCCCGGACGCGTTCGGGCCGTTCGCCCTCCAAGCCCGGCACCCGGTCGTGGGCGACCTCATCGCCGACGCCGAACCCCTCGGCGAGGTGGCCACGTTCGCCAACAACGCCAGTCGGCGGCACTTCTTCGAGAAGGTCAAACAGTGGCCGGAGGGGTACGTCGCACTCGGCGACTCGGTCGCGGTGTACAACCCGGTGTACGGCCATGGCATGTCGGTGGCGGCGCAGGGTGCGCTCGCGCTGCGCGAGACGCTGGCCGAGCATGGTGTCACCGCCCAGGGGCTCGCACGGCGGGTCCAGCTTGCCGTGGCCCGCCCGGTGGGCACGGCATGGATGCTCGCGGGCCAGGACATCTTCTATCCTGGCGCCACCGCCAGGCGCCCCCGCCTGACCGAACGGGTCCTCGGCCGTTGCGTCGACCGGCTCATGCGCACGTCGACCAGCAGCTACACCGTCGCCACCGCGCTGACGGACGTCATGACGCTTTCGACTCCCGTCACCAGGCTGGTGCGGCCCAGGGTGCTGCTCGCGACGCTGGCCGGGCCCAGACGGCCGCAACTGATGGACCCTCCCCTGACGGGACGTGAACTCGCGCTGGCGAAAGGCGCCCAGAAGACCCCTTAG
- a CDS encoding VWA domain-containing protein: MITRKRLAAGVCALVATFATGILPAVDTAPAYAAARPDGQSAEKPAPKVDLVLDVSGSMRTADIDGKSRMAAAKQAFNEVLDAVPPEVQLGIRTLGANYPGEDRKVGCKDTRALYPVGPLDRTEAKTAVATLAPTGWTPIGPALQGAAQDLKGGDATRRIVLITDGEDTCQPLDPCEVARDIAAQGLHLTIDTLGLIPDAKTREQLTCIAEATGGTYTSVQHTDQLSGKVKQLVDRAADPVAVPVATSGTASCQDAPQLKPGLYTDREKFAEHRAYKVDVLPGQELRASVSVGVDRQTNPDYGVLLRAVTAHGREIVRGAEAGDGRTDLISTGLRYPKAPADDSADKSTPESVCLQVSNSFSAPPGVKTDPGLPVELAIDVVNGPDRASDVASFGLGRGWWLLGALALTGLVAGLVWGWVSRWRIAVWRTR; this comes from the coding sequence ATGATCACCAGAAAACGGCTGGCGGCCGGAGTGTGCGCGCTGGTCGCCACCTTCGCCACCGGCATCCTCCCGGCCGTGGACACGGCCCCGGCTTACGCGGCCGCCCGGCCCGACGGGCAGTCCGCCGAGAAGCCGGCGCCCAAGGTCGACCTCGTCCTCGACGTCTCCGGCTCGATGCGGACCGCCGACATCGACGGCAAGTCCCGGATGGCCGCCGCCAAGCAGGCGTTCAACGAGGTCCTCGACGCGGTCCCGCCGGAGGTCCAGCTCGGCATACGGACCCTGGGGGCCAACTACCCGGGCGAGGACCGCAAGGTGGGCTGCAAGGACACCCGCGCGCTCTACCCGGTCGGCCCGCTGGACCGTACCGAGGCGAAGACCGCCGTCGCCACCCTCGCACCCACCGGCTGGACGCCCATCGGCCCGGCCTTGCAGGGCGCGGCCCAGGACCTCAAGGGCGGGGACGCCACCCGCCGGATCGTGCTCATCACCGACGGAGAGGACACCTGCCAGCCCCTCGACCCGTGCGAGGTGGCCCGCGACATCGCCGCCCAGGGTCTCCACCTCACCATCGACACGCTCGGCCTGATCCCGGACGCCAAGACCCGCGAGCAGCTCACCTGCATCGCGGAGGCCACCGGCGGCACCTACACGTCGGTGCAGCACACCGACCAACTCTCCGGCAAAGTGAAGCAGTTGGTGGACCGGGCGGCCGATCCCGTCGCCGTGCCCGTCGCCACCAGCGGCACCGCGAGCTGCCAGGACGCCCCGCAGCTCAAGCCCGGCCTGTACACCGACCGCGAGAAGTTCGCCGAGCACCGCGCCTACAAGGTGGACGTGCTGCCCGGCCAGGAGCTGCGCGCGTCCGTGAGCGTCGGCGTCGACCGGCAGACCAACCCCGACTACGGCGTCCTGCTGCGGGCGGTGACCGCGCACGGCCGCGAGATCGTGCGAGGCGCGGAGGCGGGCGACGGTCGTACGGACCTCATCTCCACGGGTCTGCGCTACCCGAAGGCCCCCGCCGACGACTCGGCCGACAAGTCGACCCCGGAGTCCGTGTGCCTCCAGGTCTCCAACTCCTTCTCCGCGCCGCCCGGCGTCAAGACGGACCCGGGTCTGCCGGTCGAGCTCGCCATCGACGTGGTGAACGGACCGGACAGAGCCTCGGACGTCGCCTCCTTCGGCCTCGGCCGGGGCTGGTGGCTGCTCGGCGCGCTCGCTCTGACGGGCCTGGTCGCCGGTCTGGTGTGGGGCTGGGTCTCGCGCTGGCGCATCGCGGTCTGGCGGACCCGCTGA
- a CDS encoding NAD(P)-dependent oxidoreductase produces MSSASSAPTVAVLGTGLMGSGMARSLLRAGLPVRVWNRTPAKAQALAGDGAVVHPGADEAVRGADVVLTALNDGPAVEATLDAAARGLRPGQLWLQTSTVGPDATRELAARAAELGVVYYDCPVLGTRQPAEDGKLTVFVSGPPEARERLAPVLDAIGQRTVWVSHEPGGASRLKLVANTWVINLVGAVAECLGLAEGLHVDPRLFLDAIAGGPLDTAYLHTKAAAVLTGDLTPSFAVSTALKDTRLILEAAQQAGVRLDLTAASAERFSRAEASGHGDEDMIATYFAGHAQ; encoded by the coding sequence GTGTCCTCAGCTTCGAGTGCCCCCACCGTCGCCGTACTCGGCACCGGCCTCATGGGCTCCGGCATGGCCCGCAGTCTGCTGCGGGCCGGACTGCCCGTGCGGGTCTGGAACCGGACCCCGGCCAAGGCGCAGGCGCTGGCCGGCGACGGAGCCGTGGTGCACCCGGGCGCCGACGAGGCGGTGCGCGGCGCCGACGTCGTGCTGACCGCCCTCAACGACGGCCCGGCCGTCGAGGCCACCCTCGACGCCGCCGCTCGCGGCCTGCGCCCCGGCCAGCTGTGGCTCCAGACCTCCACCGTGGGACCGGACGCCACACGCGAACTGGCCGCGCGGGCGGCCGAGTTGGGGGTGGTCTACTACGACTGTCCCGTCCTGGGGACCCGGCAGCCGGCCGAGGACGGCAAGCTGACCGTCTTCGTCTCCGGTCCTCCCGAGGCGCGCGAACGCCTCGCGCCGGTCCTCGACGCGATCGGGCAGCGGACCGTCTGGGTGAGCCACGAGCCGGGCGGGGCGTCCCGGCTGAAGCTGGTCGCCAACACCTGGGTGATCAATCTGGTCGGCGCCGTGGCCGAGTGCCTCGGTCTCGCCGAGGGGCTGCACGTGGACCCCCGCCTGTTCCTGGACGCGATCGCCGGCGGCCCGCTGGACACCGCCTATCTGCACACCAAGGCAGCCGCCGTCCTCACCGGCGACCTGACGCCCAGCTTCGCGGTGTCCACCGCCCTCAAGGACACCCGCCTGATCCTCGAAGCGGCTCAACAGGCGGGCGTACGACTCGACTTGACGGCGGCGTCGGCCGAGCGGTTCAGCCGGGCCGAGGCGTCCGGACACGGCGACGAGGACATGATCGCGACCTATTTCGCGGGCCACGCCCAGTAG
- the metG gene encoding methionine--tRNA ligase, whose protein sequence is MSRHLITSALPYINGIKHLGNMVGSMLPADVYSRYLRQRGHDVLYICATDEHGTPAELAAKEAGLSVAEFCAQAHDTQKAIYDGFHLAFDYFGRSSSQQNVEITQHFARKLKENGFIEERAIRQVFSIADDRFLPDRYIVGTCPHCGYDKARGDQCENCTRVLDPTDLLDARSAISGSSDLEVRETRHLFLLQSKLQSEVEEWIDRVGGEWPQLASSIARKWLTEGLHDRAITRDLEWGVPVPADTWPELAAEGKVFYVWFDAPIEYIGATKEWSDLDPANRDWKSWWYEPEGAADVRYTEFMGKDNVPFHTVMFPATELGVREPWKKVDYVKAFNWLNYYGGKFSTSQRRGVFTHDALEILPADYWRYFMMANAPESDDTSFTWEHFTATVNKDLADTLGNFVNRVLSFSRKRFGDDVPAGSAAGAAEAKLGEEIAGLLAEYEGHMEALQFRKAAASLRALWSAGNSYLEEKAPWLEIKTDPEAAALTLRTAMNLIHLYSVVSEPFIPSSAKAMRSAFALADDTSTWVTPEQARALEAVPAGTAFTVPPVLFAKITEEDLESYRERFGGADEA, encoded by the coding sequence ATGTCTCGACACCTGATCACCAGCGCGCTGCCGTACATCAACGGAATCAAGCACCTGGGCAACATGGTCGGGTCGATGCTTCCCGCGGACGTGTACTCCCGCTACCTGCGCCAGCGCGGGCACGACGTCCTCTACATCTGTGCCACCGACGAGCACGGCACCCCCGCCGAGCTGGCCGCCAAGGAGGCCGGTCTTTCCGTCGCCGAGTTCTGCGCGCAGGCGCACGACACCCAGAAGGCGATCTACGACGGCTTCCACCTCGCCTTCGACTACTTCGGCCGCAGCTCCTCGCAGCAGAACGTGGAGATCACCCAGCACTTCGCCCGGAAGCTGAAGGAGAACGGGTTCATCGAGGAGCGGGCCATCCGCCAGGTCTTCTCGATCGCCGACGACCGCTTCCTGCCGGACCGCTACATCGTCGGCACCTGCCCGCACTGCGGCTACGACAAGGCGCGCGGCGACCAGTGCGAGAACTGCACCCGCGTCCTGGACCCCACCGACCTGCTCGACGCCCGCTCCGCCATCAGCGGCAGCAGCGACCTGGAGGTCCGCGAGACCCGGCACCTGTTCCTGCTCCAGTCCAAGCTCCAGAGCGAGGTCGAGGAGTGGATCGACCGGGTCGGCGGGGAGTGGCCGCAGCTCGCGTCGTCCATCGCCCGCAAGTGGCTCACCGAGGGGCTGCACGACCGCGCCATCACCCGTGACCTGGAGTGGGGCGTGCCGGTCCCGGCCGACACGTGGCCGGAGCTGGCGGCCGAGGGCAAGGTCTTCTACGTCTGGTTCGACGCCCCGATCGAGTACATCGGCGCGACGAAGGAGTGGTCGGACCTGGACCCGGCGAACCGCGACTGGAAGTCGTGGTGGTACGAGCCCGAGGGCGCGGCCGACGTGCGCTACACCGAGTTCATGGGCAAGGACAACGTCCCGTTCCACACCGTGATGTTCCCGGCCACCGAGCTGGGTGTGCGCGAGCCGTGGAAGAAGGTCGACTACGTCAAGGCCTTCAACTGGCTCAACTACTACGGCGGCAAGTTCTCCACCTCGCAGCGCCGTGGTGTCTTCACGCACGACGCGCTGGAGATCCTGCCCGCCGACTACTGGCGCTATTTCATGATGGCGAACGCCCCCGAGTCCGACGACACGTCGTTCACCTGGGAGCACTTCACCGCGACGGTCAACAAGGACCTCGCGGACACCCTCGGCAACTTCGTGAACCGGGTGCTGTCCTTCTCGCGCAAGCGCTTCGGCGACGACGTCCCGGCGGGCTCCGCGGCCGGCGCTGCGGAGGCGAAGCTGGGCGAGGAGATCGCCGGGCTGCTCGCCGAGTACGAGGGCCACATGGAGGCGCTCCAGTTCCGCAAGGCGGCCGCCTCGCTGCGGGCGCTGTGGTCGGCGGGCAACTCCTACCTGGAGGAGAAGGCCCCCTGGCTGGAGATCAAGACCGACCCGGAGGCCGCCGCGCTGACGCTGCGCACCGCGATGAACCTGATCCACCTGTACTCGGTGGTCTCCGAGCCGTTCATCCCGTCCTCGGCGAAGGCCATGCGCTCGGCGTTCGCGCTGGCCGACGACACGTCGACCTGGGTGACACCGGAGCAGGCCAGGGCGCTGGAGGCGGTTCCCGCCGGGACGGCCTTCACGGTGCCGCCGGTCCTCTTCGCGAAGATCACGGAGGAGGACCTGGAGTCCTACCGCGAGCGCTTCGGCGGAGCCGACGAGGCGTGA
- a CDS encoding phosphocholine-specific phospholipase C, whose product MAELNRRRFIQLAGGTAAFAALSQSIARAAAIPAAGSTGTIQDVEHIVVLMQENRSFDHYFGSLKGVRGYGDPRPVTLPSGKSVFHQSGGGKEVLPFRPKADNLGLQFIQDLNHDWTGSHAAFNHGKYDQWVPAKTATTMAYLTREDIPFHYALADTFTICDAYHCSFIGSTDPNRYYMWTGYTGNDNTGGGPVLGNDEKGYGWTTYPERLEQAGVSWKIYQDMGDGLDATGGWGWINDAYRGNYGDNSLLYFNNYRNAKPGDPLYDKARTGTNAKNGDGFFDILKADVKAGTLPKVSWIAAPEAFTEHPNWPANYGAWYISQVLDALTSNPAVWAKTALFITYDENDGFFDHVVPPFVPSSADQGLSTVETGPDYFPGNASYAAGPYGLGQRVPMLVISPWSTGGYTCSETFDHTSIIRFMERRFGVHEPNISPWRRAICGDLTSAFDFSRTNSSAPALPSTTAYIPPDHNRHPDFVPTPPATGTLPKQERGSRRTRPLRYAPFVDGAANVSTGKFTLTFGSGASSGAQFLVTSANRTDGPWTYTTEAGKTLSDTWNTAYSSGVTNLSVFGPNGFLRTFTGPGKTAGPEVTARHNAATGNLDLTMTNAGKTAVHLKVANASAYGGTAHTFTVAAGATVRHTVNLRASKRWYDVSVTSGADTTFLRRFAGHVETGATGVSDPALITA is encoded by the coding sequence ATGGCTGAACTCAACCGGCGCCGGTTCATACAGCTCGCCGGCGGCACCGCCGCCTTCGCCGCGCTGTCGCAGAGCATCGCGCGCGCCGCCGCCATCCCGGCCGCGGGCAGCACCGGCACCATCCAGGACGTCGAGCACATCGTCGTCCTGATGCAGGAGAACCGGTCCTTCGACCACTACTTCGGTTCCCTGAAGGGCGTACGCGGCTACGGCGACCCGCGACCCGTCACCCTGCCCAGCGGCAAGTCCGTGTTCCACCAGAGCGGTGGCGGCAAGGAGGTGCTGCCGTTCCGGCCCAAGGCGGACAACCTGGGCCTGCAGTTCATCCAGGACCTCAACCACGACTGGACCGGCAGCCACGCGGCGTTCAACCACGGCAAGTACGACCAGTGGGTCCCCGCGAAGACGGCCACCACGATGGCCTACCTCACCCGCGAGGACATCCCGTTCCACTACGCGCTCGCCGACACGTTCACCATCTGCGACGCCTATCACTGTTCGTTCATCGGCTCCACCGACCCGAACCGCTACTACATGTGGACGGGCTACACGGGCAACGACAACACCGGCGGCGGCCCGGTCCTCGGCAACGACGAGAAGGGGTACGGCTGGACCACCTACCCCGAACGCCTGGAGCAGGCCGGGGTGTCCTGGAAGATCTACCAGGACATGGGCGACGGCCTCGATGCCACCGGCGGCTGGGGCTGGATCAACGACGCCTACCGGGGCAACTACGGCGACAACTCGCTGCTGTACTTCAACAACTACCGCAACGCCAAGCCCGGTGATCCGCTGTACGACAAGGCCCGTACCGGCACCAACGCCAAGAACGGCGACGGCTTCTTCGACATCCTCAAGGCCGACGTCAAGGCGGGCACCCTGCCCAAGGTCTCCTGGATCGCGGCCCCCGAGGCCTTCACCGAGCACCCCAACTGGCCCGCGAACTACGGTGCTTGGTACATCTCGCAGGTACTGGACGCGCTCACCTCCAACCCGGCGGTGTGGGCCAAGACGGCGCTGTTCATCACCTACGACGAGAACGACGGCTTCTTCGACCACGTCGTCCCGCCGTTCGTGCCCTCCAGCGCGGACCAGGGCCTGTCCACGGTCGAGACCGGACCCGACTACTTCCCGGGCAACGCGAGTTACGCGGCCGGACCGTACGGGCTCGGCCAGCGCGTGCCGATGCTCGTCATCTCGCCGTGGAGCACCGGCGGCTACACCTGCTCGGAGACCTTCGACCACACCTCGATCATCCGGTTCATGGAGCGCCGCTTCGGTGTGCACGAGCCGAACATCTCGCCCTGGCGGCGCGCCATCTGCGGCGACCTCACCTCGGCCTTCGACTTCAGTCGCACCAACTCCTCGGCCCCGGCGCTGCCTTCGACCACCGCGTACATTCCGCCGGACCACAACCGCCACCCCGACTTCGTGCCGACCCCGCCCGCGACCGGCACCCTGCCCAAGCAGGAGCGGGGCTCCCGGCGCACCCGGCCGCTGCGCTACGCGCCGTTCGTGGACGGCGCGGCGAACGTGAGCACCGGCAAGTTCACGCTCACCTTCGGTAGCGGCGCCTCGTCCGGCGCGCAGTTCCTGGTGACCTCGGCCAACCGCACCGACGGCCCGTGGACGTACACGACCGAGGCGGGCAAGACGCTCTCCGACACCTGGAACACGGCCTATTCGAGCGGGGTCACCAACCTCAGCGTGTTCGGGCCGAACGGCTTCCTGCGCACCTTCACGGGCCCCGGCAAGACCGCCGGCCCCGAGGTGACCGCCCGCCACAACGCGGCCACCGGGAACCTCGATCTGACCATGACCAACGCGGGCAAGACCGCCGTCCACCTCAAGGTCGCGAACGCGAGCGCCTACGGAGGCACGGCGCACACCTTCACCGTGGCCGCCGGCGCGACCGTCAGGCACACGGTGAACCTGCGCGCCAGCAAGAGGTGGTACGACGTGTCGGTGACCTCCGGCGCCGACACCACCTTCCTGCGCCGCTTCGCCGGACACGTCGAGACGGGCGCGACCGGCGTGAGCGACCCGGCGCTGATCACGGCCTGA